From the uncultured Trichococcus sp. genome, one window contains:
- the ileS gene encoding isoleucine--tRNA ligase produces MKMKDTLHLGKTAFPMKANLPVRELEWQKDWEEKDIYVKRQEKNADKPTFVLHDGPPYANGAVHMGHALNKISKDIIVRSKSMSGFRAPFVPGWDTHGLPIEQALTNTGVNRKAMSLADFRKLCEDYAWKQIDGQRTVFKRLGIAGDWENPYVTLLPKYEEAEIRVFGKMAEKGYIYKGLKPIYWSPSSESSLAEAEIEYKDVKSPSIYVAFQVKDGKDLLANDTAFIIWTTTPWTLPANLGISVNADFEYVVISADGRKFVVAKELLGTVKEAIGWESVEMLQELKGSELEYMTVQHPFYDRESLVMVGDHVTLEAGTGLVHTAPGHGEDDYLVSRKYGLEVLSPIDNKGCYTAEAPGFEGVFYDKANKPITDLLAEKGALLKLDFFVHSYPHDWRTKKPVIYRATPQWFASIDKFRQDILDEIENVEWLHPSGKVRLFNMIRDRGDWVISRQRVWGVPLPIFYAENGEPVITPETIDHAAKLIGEFGSNVWFEREAKDLLPEGFTHPGSPNGEFTKELDIMDVWFDSGSSHEAVLRAREDLTFPADMYLEGSDQYRGWFNSSITTSVAINGVAPYKTVLSQGFVLDGEGRKMSKSLGNTVLPEKVVKNMGADIIRLWVSSVDYESDVRISDDILKQVSETYRKIRNTMRFLIGNTEDFQPKEHAVAYEELRSVDQYMMARLDQVVETCVTAYKEYEFSTIYQTIMNFCTVDLSAFYLDFAKDVVYIEKEDNLERRAMQTVFYEVLVKLAKLLTPIIPHTTEEIWSFLKEEEQYAQLAELPEISVREDQAEILGQWEKFMDIRDAALKALEVARNEKTIGKSFEAHLSLFVDEETKALFASLDANLEQLFIVSQLDIKVLAAAPTEAMQFENLAILVEHAHGETCERCRAIKEEVGTIEDATTLCGRCADIVRSEYPEALVQEEA; encoded by the coding sequence ATGAAAATGAAAGATACGTTACACCTGGGAAAAACGGCTTTTCCTATGAAAGCCAACTTGCCTGTCCGTGAATTGGAATGGCAAAAGGATTGGGAAGAAAAAGATATTTATGTCAAACGTCAAGAAAAAAATGCGGATAAACCGACTTTTGTCCTTCACGATGGCCCTCCGTATGCCAACGGTGCTGTCCACATGGGACACGCATTGAACAAGATCAGCAAGGACATCATCGTCCGCTCGAAATCCATGTCCGGCTTCCGTGCCCCTTTTGTCCCGGGTTGGGATACGCATGGTCTGCCGATTGAACAAGCCTTAACGAACACAGGCGTGAACCGCAAAGCGATGAGCTTGGCCGATTTCCGTAAACTGTGTGAAGATTATGCTTGGAAACAGATCGACGGACAAAGAACCGTCTTCAAACGATTGGGCATCGCAGGCGATTGGGAAAATCCATACGTGACCTTGTTGCCGAAATATGAAGAAGCCGAAATCCGCGTGTTCGGAAAAATGGCGGAAAAAGGCTACATCTACAAAGGCCTGAAACCGATCTATTGGTCGCCTTCAAGTGAATCCTCGCTGGCTGAGGCCGAAATCGAATATAAAGATGTGAAGTCCCCTTCGATCTATGTGGCTTTCCAGGTCAAAGACGGCAAAGACCTCTTGGCTAACGATACTGCCTTCATCATCTGGACGACTACGCCGTGGACTTTGCCGGCAAACTTGGGCATCTCCGTTAATGCAGATTTCGAATATGTGGTTATTTCCGCTGACGGAAGAAAATTCGTTGTCGCCAAAGAATTGCTTGGCACAGTCAAGGAAGCTATCGGATGGGAATCTGTGGAAATGCTGCAGGAACTGAAAGGTTCCGAGTTGGAGTACATGACCGTCCAGCATCCGTTTTATGATCGCGAGTCTTTGGTCATGGTTGGCGACCATGTAACACTTGAAGCAGGTACCGGTTTGGTCCATACCGCTCCTGGACACGGTGAGGATGACTACCTTGTCAGCAGAAAATATGGTTTGGAAGTATTATCACCGATAGACAACAAAGGTTGCTATACAGCTGAAGCGCCAGGTTTCGAAGGCGTATTCTACGACAAAGCCAATAAACCGATCACCGACCTGTTGGCTGAAAAAGGCGCTTTGCTGAAACTGGACTTCTTCGTCCACAGCTATCCGCATGACTGGCGCACAAAGAAACCGGTCATCTATCGCGCAACGCCGCAATGGTTCGCATCCATCGATAAATTCCGTCAAGACATTCTCGATGAAATCGAAAATGTTGAGTGGCTGCATCCATCCGGAAAAGTCCGCTTGTTCAACATGATCCGCGACCGTGGCGATTGGGTCATTTCCCGTCAACGCGTTTGGGGAGTTCCGTTGCCGATTTTCTATGCGGAAAATGGAGAACCCGTCATCACGCCGGAAACAATCGACCACGCTGCGAAATTGATCGGCGAATTCGGTTCGAACGTGTGGTTCGAAAGAGAAGCGAAAGACCTGCTTCCTGAAGGGTTCACACACCCAGGCAGCCCGAACGGGGAATTTACCAAGGAACTTGACATCATGGACGTTTGGTTCGATTCCGGATCTTCCCATGAGGCTGTGCTGCGCGCAAGAGAAGATTTGACATTCCCGGCTGATATGTACTTGGAAGGCTCCGATCAATACCGTGGCTGGTTCAATTCAAGCATTACGACCAGTGTTGCGATCAACGGCGTTGCACCGTACAAAACAGTCCTTTCCCAAGGTTTCGTTTTGGATGGGGAAGGCCGCAAAATGAGCAAATCATTGGGCAATACTGTCCTTCCGGAAAAAGTCGTCAAAAACATGGGCGCAGACATCATCCGTCTATGGGTGTCCAGTGTCGACTATGAATCCGACGTCAGAATCAGCGATGACATCCTGAAGCAAGTTTCCGAAACTTACCGCAAGATCCGCAATACCATGCGTTTCCTGATTGGAAATACGGAAGATTTCCAACCGAAGGAGCATGCGGTGGCCTACGAAGAGTTGCGCAGTGTCGATCAGTATATGATGGCGCGCTTGGATCAAGTGGTTGAAACATGTGTGACAGCCTATAAAGAGTACGAGTTCTCGACCATCTACCAAACGATCATGAATTTCTGTACAGTTGATTTGTCGGCATTCTATCTTGATTTTGCGAAAGATGTTGTATACATCGAAAAAGAGGATAATCTGGAGAGACGCGCCATGCAGACCGTATTTTACGAAGTACTGGTTAAGTTGGCTAAACTTTTGACGCCGATCATCCCGCACACAACAGAAGAAATTTGGAGTTTCCTGAAGGAAGAGGAACAATATGCCCAACTGGCTGAATTGCCGGAAATCAGCGTCCGTGAAGACCAAGCGGAGATTTTGGGCCAATGGGAAAAATTCATGGACATCCGCGACGCTGCATTGAAAGCATTGGAAGTAGCGCGTAATGAAAAGACGATCGGAAAATCCTTTGAAGCGCATCTGTCCTTGTTTGTTGATGAAGAAACCAAAGCTTTGTTCGCGTCCCTCGATGCGAACTTGGAACAATTATTCATCGTTTCGCAACTTGACATCAAAGTTTTGGCAGCTGCTCCAACTGAAGCGATGCAGTTCGAGAATCTTGCCATTCTGGTGGAGCATGCACACGGGGAAACCTGTGAAAGATGCCGTGCCATCAAGGAAGAGGTCGGAACAATCGAGGATGCAACTACCCTTTGTGGACGTTGTGCAGATATTGTGAGATCTGAATATCCGGAAGCGCTCGTGCAGGAAGAAGCCTAA
- a CDS encoding cold-shock protein: MEQGKVKWFNGEKGFGFIEVDGKDDVFVHFSAIQGEGFKTLEEGQDVEFEIVDGNRGPQAANVVKL; the protein is encoded by the coding sequence ATGGAACAAGGCAAAGTAAAATGGTTTAATGGCGAAAAAGGTTTTGGATTTATCGAAGTTGACGGAAAAGACGATGTATTCGTACATTTCTCAGCTATCCAAGGCGAAGGTTTCAAAACTTTAGAAGAAGGCCAAGATGTTGAATTCGAAATCGTTGACGGCAACCGTGGTCCTCAAGCAGCTAACGTTGTAAAATTATAA
- a CDS encoding GlsB/YeaQ/YmgE family stress response membrane protein, which produces MGFIWSLIVGGILGALAGSFMGKDIPGGIIGNIVAGFVGSWLGTTLFGAWGPEIGGFYIVPALVGAVILIFIVSFAMRSMKK; this is translated from the coding sequence ATGGGCTTTATTTGGTCTTTAATTGTCGGTGGTATCTTAGGCGCGTTGGCAGGATCGTTCATGGGTAAAGATATTCCCGGTGGCATCATCGGCAATATCGTTGCTGGTTTCGTCGGTTCGTGGTTAGGAACAACTCTATTTGGAGCATGGGGTCCTGAAATCGGAGGATTTTACATCGTTCCCGCATTGGTTGGGGCAGTCATCCTGATTTTCATCGTATCCTTCGCCATGAGAAGCATGAAGAAGTAA